The Acidimicrobiia bacterium sequence GGCCAACCGGTCGGCCCGCATCGCCGAGCGCGCGGTCCAGATCGGGCTGCGGCCCGTGCTCATGCCGTCGCACCTCCAGGCTCCGCCCGAGAAGCTCCGCTGGCTCGAAGGACGGTGGACGACGGTGCGGGGCGGCCGGGCGTCCGTCGAGGAGGAGGACGGCGTGATCTTCCTCGCCATGTCGCTGCGCAACGCCGGCGCCGGCATCGCCGTCCTCCAGAGCTGGGACGCGAAGCCGGGCGTCACCACGCTCCAGGAGTTCCCGAACCTCGACCGCTTCCGTCGCCAGCAGCGCGACCTCTACGTGGCCCCCGGCGACACCAGCTTCTGGCAGGGCGCGATCCGTGACCCCAACGAGGCGAGCTACCCGGACCTCCACCAGCTCGTCACCGCCCGCCAGCCCATGACGATCGACCTGCTGTACAGCGACGGTGAGGGCGGGCAGCGCACCGTGAGCCGCTTCGCGCTCGACCCCGGGCCGGAGACGGACTGGATCGCCTCGGTCGTGCGGCACTTCAACCTCGACCGGGCCGACCCCCGCTGACCGGTCCCCAGGTCGCGCGAACACGACCGCGGCTCACGAAAGGGCCACCCACTCCCCGAGGACCCACCCGAGTCTGGTCCGCGTCGCACTCGATCGCGTTGCGACGCGGGCAACGCCAGTTCGAATTCGATCCGTTGACAGACGTGCCGCCACGGACCTCGAACTAGCCCCAGAACGCGTCCTCGGCGGCCTCGTCCGAGTAGCTCTCATCGAGCCGGGAGATCTTGTCGCCCGCGAACGAGAACTCGAGGGTCTCCTCGGTGTCGATGGTCCGACCCTCGCGCGAAGCCTTCGCGCGGTGGACCGCGACGACCTTGTCCCCCTGGGCCGTGACCGACTTGAGGTCGACCGAGAGGCTGCCCCCCGTCAGCTCGAAGAACTGCCCGTACAGCCCGAGGACGTCGTCGATGCCCTTGTGCTCACCCGAGGTCAGGTTGTGTCCCGGGACGCTGTGCACGACGTCGGGCGTCATGAGCGATCGGAGGGTGTCCATGTCGCCCTCGCTGAAGGCCTGGTAGCCCCGGCGGACGGTTCCTTCCTTGGAGTCGGCCATCGGTGTCCTCCCCGTTTGGGCTGGCACCGACCGGAGCACCAGCGCGCGTGGCCGAACCATAGTGGCGCCCAGTCGGACGTCAACCGGCGGCGCGGCTCCTACTTGCCGAGACTTTGCAAGGCGTCCGTGACCAGCCCGACCGTGGCCTTCGGGCTGACCTTGTAGAAGACGGCCGCCACCGTGCCCTTCTCGTCGAGCACGAACGCGGAGCGGATGATGCCCTTGAACGTGCGGCCGTACATGCTGCGGTCGCCCCACGTGCCCCAGGCCCGGGCGACGGCGTGGTCCTCGTCGGCGAGCAGCGGGAACCGCAGCCCGTACTTGTCGGCGAACCGCCGCTGCTTGTCGGGAGGGTCCGGGCTGATGCCGACCACGGCCGCCTTCACCCGGCGCAACATCGGCAGCGCCTCCTGGAGCGCGCACGCCTGCGCGGTGCAGCCGGGCGTGTCGGCCTTCGGGTAGAAGTAGACGACGACGCGTCGACCCTTGAAGTCGGCGAGGCGCACGCGCTTGCCCGACTGGTCGGGCAGGGAGAACGTCGGGGCCTTCGCGCCGACCTTGAGCTTCGCCATGTGATCGCCTTCCGCCGCGACGGGCAGGCCATAGCATGCCCCTTCGTGGGCCGGCGCGTGCAGGTCAGGCTCGACGCGCCGGCCGAGCGCGTGCGCGCCAGCCTGGCTCGGGTCCTCGCGGAGCAGCGGCCCGTCGGCGAGATCGCCGTCGACGTGCAGCCCGACGGGGACGCGGCGTCGACGCTCGAGCTGCGCGCCGTGCCGCCGGGCGCGGTCCCGTACTTCGGCTGGTTCGTCCGCGCCATGGCCGCGGTCGCGGCGCGGCGCGACCTTCGGGAGGCGGTCGACCGGGTGCGGGCCGACCTGGCCGACGCGCCGCCGCCCCGGCCGCGGCGGCGACTCCTGCTCGTCCCCCCGGTCGGGTTCAGCGCCGCGCAGGCGGCGACCCTCGCGACCGTCGCCGCGCTCGGTGCCCTCGCGAACTTCGGCGGGTCGCTGCTGACCCAGAACGGCGACGCCGTCACGGCGTCGTTCGGACGGTCCGACGAGGCCCTGGGCTTCGCGCTGGCGCTGACCCGGGTCGGGGTGCTCGTCTCCCTGGTCGCGGCGGCCCTCGCCGACCGGTACGGGCGGCGACGGCTGCTCCTCTACGGGCTGGTCGGGATCTGCGTCGCCAACGCGACGGCCGCGTTCTCGCCGACCTTCGAGGTGTTCATCGCCTCCCAGATCCTCGTGCGGGCCCTCGTGAACGCGACCCTCGTGGTGGCGTCGATCGTGGCGATCGAGGAGGCGCCCGAGGGGGCCCGGGCCTTCGCCCTCTCGATGTTCGGCCTCGCGCTCGGCCTCGGGTTCGGGATCTCGGTGGTGCTGCTGCCCCTCGCCGACCTCGGCGCCGACGGGTGGCGGCTCTCGTTCCTCGTGAGCGCGCTCGCCCTGCTGGCGCTGCCCAGCCTGGCCCGCCACCTGCCCGAGACCCACCGCTACTCGCGGATGGCCGCCCGGCGGGCGGCGCTCGGGCCGCGGGCGCGGGCGGCCGCCCCCCGCTACGCGGGCCGGTTCCTCGCCCTCGGCGCGGTGGCGTTCCTGGCCAACGTCTTCAGCGCGCCGTCGTCGCAGCTCACGAACCGCTACCTGACGCACACGCACCACTACTCGAACGCCAGCGTCGCCGCCTTCCGCGCCGTGACCGCGGGCGTGCCCGGCTTCCTCGGCATCGTGCTCGCCGGGCGGCTGGCGGAGACGCGGGGGCGCCGGCCGGTCAGCGTCGCCGCCCTCGTGCTGGCCAGCCTGTTCCAGATGGCGTTCTTCGTGTCGGGCGGCGCGCTGCTCTGGTTGTCGGCGACGATCGCGATCGTCGCCGCGGCCTCCGCCGGCCTCACGATCGGGGCGCTCGACGCCGAGCTGTTCCCGACCGAGACCCGCGGGACGAGGAACGGGGTGCTGCTCGTGTGCGGCGTCGCCGGGTCGGCGACCGGGCTCCTGCTGGCGACGACCCTCGAGGGGCCGGTCGGCGGCCTCGGCCCCGCCATCGCCCTCTGCGGCCTGGCGCCGCTGCTCGCCGCGTTCGTCTTCCTCCCCCGGCTCCCCGAGACCGCCACCCGGCCCCTCGACGACATCAGCCCCTCGGAGGCCTGACATGGACGTCGCCATCGACGGCTTCACCCGCTCGACCTTCGCCCACGACGGGTACGAGCGACCGGTGTACTCGGCCGGCACCGGACCGGCGGTCATCGTGGTGCACGAGGCCCCCGGGCTCCACCCGGGCGTCATCGACTTC is a genomic window containing:
- a CDS encoding nuclear transport factor 2 family protein, with product MADSKEGTVRRGYQAFSEGDMDTLRSLMTPDVVHSVPGHNLTSGEHKGIDDVLGLYGQFFELTGGSLSVDLKSVTAQGDKVVAVHRAKASREGRTIDTEETLEFSFAGDKISRLDESYSDEAAEDAFWG
- the bcp gene encoding thioredoxin-dependent thiol peroxidase, yielding MAKLKVGAKAPTFSLPDQSGKRVRLADFKGRRVVVYFYPKADTPGCTAQACALQEALPMLRRVKAAVVGISPDPPDKQRRFADKYGLRFPLLADEDHAVARAWGTWGDRSMYGRTFKGIIRSAFVLDEKGTVAAVFYKVSPKATVGLVTDALQSLGK
- a CDS encoding MFS transporter encodes the protein MGRRVQVRLDAPAERVRASLARVLAEQRPVGEIAVDVQPDGDAASTLELRAVPPGAVPYFGWFVRAMAAVAARRDLREAVDRVRADLADAPPPRPRRRLLLVPPVGFSAAQAATLATVAALGALANFGGSLLTQNGDAVTASFGRSDEALGFALALTRVGVLVSLVAAALADRYGRRRLLLYGLVGICVANATAAFSPTFEVFIASQILVRALVNATLVVASIVAIEEAPEGARAFALSMFGLALGLGFGISVVLLPLADLGADGWRLSFLVSALALLALPSLARHLPETHRYSRMAARRAALGPRARAAAPRYAGRFLALGAVAFLANVFSAPSSQLTNRYLTHTHHYSNASVAAFRAVTAGVPGFLGIVLAGRLAETRGRRPVSVAALVLASLFQMAFFVSGGALLWLSATIAIVAAASAGLTIGALDAELFPTETRGTRNGVLLVCGVAGSATGLLLATTLEGPVGGLGPAIALCGLAPLLAAFVFLPRLPETATRPLDDISPSEA